The following nucleotide sequence is from Bos taurus isolate L1 Dominette 01449 registration number 42190680 breed Hereford chromosome 3, ARS-UCD2.0, whole genome shotgun sequence.
TGGCCCTAAGCTCTCTGGCCTTTGGACCCCACTTTCTGTGGTTTGGGAGGGCAGGCATTGGTGTGATCAACACTGGAAACAATAGGCTCTGGGATGTGAGGCAAGAGTTCAAAATCAAGGGGTAGTCCTTTTCTCAGTCTCAAGAAGCCTCCCCAGGATTCTTGTCCTGGCAAGTTCCTCACCCTGTCTGGGTATTCATCTCTTTAACTGGATAATAAGTGGTAGGACTGGGTTCCTGAGGACCCTTACACCTGACTGATACGTGACTAGAGGTTCTGTTTCCTGCTTGCCAGGACAGTGTGGCACTGAAGGGAGGCCGTGGCAGTGCCTCCATGGTCCAGAAGTGCAAGCTGTGTTCGAGGGAAAACTCCATTGGTAGGTAGGCCATGGATACTGCCTCTGCCAGGCTGGCCCACAGCTTTCTGGTACCAGCCTGAGAGCATGCTCATGTTACCTGTGGGTGGACCCAGGCCTGAGGTACCCAAGCCTCTACAGTAGTCTCTTGCACAGAGCACCATCTGGGTACCTGGTAGGGCCAGGATGTGGACTCAAATCAACTTTGTCTTCTCTTTTACATTTCAGAGATTTTGAGCAGCACCATCAAATCTTACAACGTAAGTTCCCGCTGCAGTGGCAGGCATGGTGGGATTAGGTCGAAGCTGGGAACTAGGAGGCCTGTGTTCTAGAGTTATATCTGCACCAGAGTGATGAGCTATGGGAGTGAATGCACTTGCTGACTTGTTCGTTCGTTCATTGTGTCAATCATTTATTCACCTTACACTGCCTGAATGCTTGGTAGGAAAAAGACTCATAACCAGACTATTGTAGTGCTTTCTTAAAAGTGCTGGGCTGTGGGAGCTTACACGACCTCTGACCCAACCTGGCCACTCAGTTTCCAACACTGGGAACACTTGCCTTGTCTAGATCTTAGAGGACTACTGAGCCTTCTCTGCATCCATGGGTGGGATAGTCCTTTGAATGGTGCATCCATCCTTGCTATCTGATTTTATTAGACATTTATTTATGTTACTGCGTAGTGTATTAGTCCAAGTGAGGGAGGGAATGTATGCTTTGGGTCTGTGTATTTAAAGAAGGGCAATTACTTGTCTTCATCCATTCCTTATTTGGCGTTTTTGAAAAATGCCTGCTTTATGCCAAACTCTCAGCTTTGtcctgaagttaaaaaaaatcacataaggaCTTGCCCTCAAGTAAATCATAATCTAGTGAAAGAGACAGACCAGGAAACAAAACTACACCAAGGACAGGCACTTGGTGGGCATGCAGGAAGTGTTTCTACAGTGAATGAATGAGAATGAATGTGTAGGTGTAGTCCCTGGGACATATGGACCCAAGGGTCGGGTAGGCACAAATTTTGGTTATACCACTCCACTCCGTGAGTATCCTCCACATGCATATCCCACTTCAAAGGTCTTAAGTCAGCCCCCGCCTTGACAGCACAGCAGATGGTTACCAAAAGGCCATAGCTAAGTGTACCAAGGCCTTCTGGATGGTCTGGAGACCTTATACCTCAATATTTTTCTCATAGTTTTTACTTTGATAATTTTATCTACTATTTATTGACCATAGTGTCAGGTCTTATGCTGGGCACTTTACACCTAGTTCAGAGTCACACGATAAAGCTATAGTGGGTTCCTCAGCTCCATCTGACAATCTTAGGcccagaaaggaagagaagcagaacTGTGTGTGAGCTCACATCCAGGCGCCCCAACCCAAGAGTCCACATTCAGAAAGATCTCATGGTGAGCCAGTGCCAAGGTGGCCTTCTTCCAGAGAGAGATGAGTAGTTCCTGAGGCCCATTCTGGGCTCCCAGGGGCCGTGGGATCATCCTGGGCCCCGCTGGGCCTGATTCCTCATACTTCCTTTATAGGCTGAAGACAACGAGAAGTTCAAGACGATAGTAGAGTTTGAGTGTCGAGGACTTGAACCAGTGGATTTCCAGCCCCAGGTACCTGTCTTCCCAGGGAACCTGTATATTTGGGGAAGGTGGATACTGCAGGAAGTGACAGCAGAACTGTGCTTCCTGCAGAGACCATGGAGTAGGAATTCTCCTTCCTAAGGGTAATCATTGTTATCTCCTAAACAGCTAATATATGTCAGACACCAAACTTGTTACTTTTAATGTtacctcacttaatcctcacagttAACCTTGTGAGGTTTATTCATCcagtttttcagatgaggaaagaaCTTCACAGATTTTGTGACTTGCTCAGGGGAAGCAGTTAGTAAACACCGGAGCAGTAATTTGAACCCACATCTATCCAACTCCAGAGCCAGTGCTCATGACACTAGATTTTTGTAGCATTTTCACCTCACAACCCTTTGAGGTAGGCAAAAGAGATTATattgttatccccatttcataagtaagaaaactgaggtccGGAGAGGGAAGTGACATGCCTGGGGTCTTTCAGAAAACCAGGTGAAGGATTTACCATACACCTCCTGCCTTCTAGGCCAGGGCTCTAATTTGGAGAAACCACtctttgccggggtccagccccggtggatccagggaattcgaagctgggacggcgtcagcgaggatcaggaaactgCTTAATtcaacgttaattaaggatataaagagtaatagaataaggatagctcagtaggaaaattcagtgaagaaaagaggctgaaataaggacagctcagtgaggaaatttagtggagaaaggaggctgaataattcagccagaaggtgagagaaagaactgacatggggagaccaagtttcggtgaacaaggcccgcactttattttccaaagtagtttttataccttaagttatgcatagaggataatgggggaaggggtagagtcatgcagcaagccaggctttcttcctgcaaacttatcatatgcaaaagcttaggtgatttgcatcatcttctggcccagaggcctgttaacattttaagaccctttcttcagaaaacttatttttctctaaaggtgataagtcaagcgccaccctccaaaagcattagataaagttgcattcctacagagcaaaggtgtggtgggctataacaagaaaaagaattaactcaaggatcccaggttacaaacattaaagctactatttacaccaattatattaatcaatatactgccagggacacagcaggtaagggatatggagacatagcagcaaacattggcccaacaagtgaaaatcccttcaccaatacaatttctaatcaatcttttaactgctcaaaggaatctgtatttagacagtttagaatatctcatgcctctcacagttgggaggctctgagcaatcacatgtggccggaaaaacctattcaggcaggctagaggacttccaaaggagtttgtaggttgaaacactgtcacacccaggaattattaactggagctgtaagctaactcttttttcagagagaggtagtgggggacagccccctgtaaagtcagaggtgtaggtgaaagcgcaaagcagaaagtaggcagagatgcttgagaatttccagggggactcctgaggctcgatcccgcctttgcgtatgccgagcctccttcctcatgacctttgtcatgggtggagctcctcacgctggctcccggcagtgatagaattccagttgagctattccagatcctgaaagatgatgctgtggaaagtgctgcacacaatatgcaaTACGTACTcagtatgcaatatgccggctcccggcaactCTTAGTCCCAGGGCAGCTGCCAGGCCCTGGGATCTCAGTAGTTATTCCAAAACAGTATCCCACACTGTGTGTCCTGTGCCAGAGGGTTGTGAGATGGGCGAGTTCCCCAGCCAGGCCCACTTGCCACACTACTGCCTTCCTGTCACCTGCAGGCCGGGTTTGCTGCTGAGGGTGTGGAATCGGGGACAGTCTTCAGTGACATTAATCTACAGGAGAAGGTACGGGACTTGGCGGCCTTGTGGGGAGCTATAAGGCACCTGGTGGGAATTATCCTTTTGGTGAACAAGGCTCTTCAGCGAGATGCTGGCTGCATACTTATGTGCTTTTTGTTGGTGATTCTGGTTTTTACAATAACCCAATGTGGGGTGCTAAAGCACTACCTAGTGATCACATGCAGGAAGGCTGGGATGTGCCTTTTGGAGAAAATACATCTTAGATAAGCTTTGTTTAGGCGTGAGATACAGTGCTGTTGGCCATGAGTCCAGTCTTAATGAATCAactgtatacatacatgtacacagacacatatatattatttagataaggtgtttttaaacataaacatACATGAAACAAGGTTATGTATTGATTGGTTGAAGAAAATATTGTGATCAGATGCTCCCAGGAACCTAACCTGTATTTCCCCTGGGAGCAGTGGTTCAATATTCACTGATTCAGTGCTTGTGGGGACTTTATAGAACATTAACCACTGTGAATACCAAGAGTCAGCTGGACCACTGGACAGGTTACTGCCTTGCAGATGAGGAAGGCTTGTGGTCAGGCCTCAGAAGAAGGAAGGACAAAAAATTCAATCTGCATAGCACCAAATAACAGTAACTGGATTTAGTGAGCTCTCATATGTGCCTGTCACCATGCCAAGTACTTTTACATGTGTTCACTCATTTCTTTCAACGTTCAACATAAAAtctattgtttccttttttaaaacaggaCAGAACCGAGACTCAGGAAAGCtagggacttaaaaaaaaaaatcacaaagctaGAGGAGCAGTAATTTAGACCTGAGCAGTCTTTCTGTGTCCTGGGTCAGACTTGTTCCTGAAGTCTGAGTCAGAGCCCGAGCTGTGCCTTTAAGTCCCAGTTCTCTTCTCCCCATGCTGTCCCAGGCTGCCTCTTGAGGCTAACACTGCCCTTTTCCCCCACAGGACTGGACTGACTATGACGAAAAGGCTCAGGAGTCTGTGGGAATCTACGAGGTCACCCACCAGTTTGTGAAGTGCTGAACCCTCTTCCTGTACACTTGCCTCTAAGAACTGAAAAGGGACAACGTGCCCCAAGCAGAGGCTGGTCCCCTCGTCCCTTGTCTCCTGGCAGTTGTCCAGGCCCTCACAGCCCGCATGCTCGGTTCTGCCGCAGCTTCCCGAGCCCCGCCAATAAAG
It contains:
- the CZIB gene encoding CXXC motif containing zinc binding protein isoform X1; amino-acid sequence: MGKIALQLKATLENVTNLRPVGEDFRWYLKDSVALKGGRGSASMVQKCKLCSRENSIEILSSTIKSYNAEDNEKFKTIVEFECRGLEPVDFQPQAGFAAEGVESGTVFSDINLQEKDWTDYDEKAQESVGIYEVTHQFVKC
- the CZIB gene encoding CXXC motif containing zinc binding protein (The RefSeq protein has 1 substitution compared to this genomic sequence); translation: MGKIELQLKATLENVTNLRPVGEDFRWYLKMKCGNCGEISEKWQYIRLMDSVALKGGRGSASMVQKCKLCSRENSIEILSSTIKSYNAEDNEKFKTIVEFECRGLEPVDFQPQAGFAAEGVESGTVFSDINLQEKDWTDYDEKAQESVGIYEVTHQFVKC